A DNA window from Paraburkholderia hospita contains the following coding sequences:
- a CDS encoding helix-turn-helix transcriptional regulator, with product MFNDNQASSAIAVRPKDSLGCLSSQLYKDLELDAGEFKFYRKCTRDGMTSAVNMPASDRGLLVGVSLRSGHSRRILSGHRWTSHDFEKDSIYIRDFADDYRAELRRGFDFVLMELPQAFMTTACYERSGSSTPRVSSLAGRKDPILGHLAQILSLTLERQSEASPLFVEQLGVMIGTHLIDRYGNASSESKSKSRRLSSLQETRAKDMLLAKARGNVSIEEIANACNLSRSYFIRAFSETTHRTPHQWLLEQRIDRARDLLKHSDSSLTEIAMTCGFSDQSHFTRTFSQLVGMPPGMWRRQTTG from the coding sequence ATGTTCAACGATAACCAAGCTTCCTCCGCGATAGCAGTACGGCCGAAAGACTCACTAGGATGCTTGTCGAGCCAGCTATACAAAGATCTCGAACTCGACGCGGGTGAGTTCAAGTTCTATCGCAAGTGCACACGAGACGGCATGACGAGTGCGGTTAATATGCCCGCCTCCGATCGCGGCCTCCTTGTCGGCGTATCGCTGAGAAGCGGCCACAGCCGACGCATTTTGTCTGGACACAGATGGACATCGCATGACTTCGAAAAAGACTCGATCTACATACGTGACTTCGCTGACGACTACCGAGCCGAGCTGCGCCGCGGTTTCGATTTCGTGCTGATGGAGTTGCCGCAGGCTTTCATGACGACAGCCTGCTACGAACGAAGCGGATCGAGTACCCCGCGCGTTTCATCACTTGCCGGCCGAAAAGACCCGATCCTTGGTCACCTTGCGCAGATATTGTCGCTTACGCTGGAACGCCAGAGCGAGGCCAGCCCACTCTTTGTCGAGCAGTTGGGCGTGATGATAGGGACACATCTGATAGATCGGTATGGTAATGCATCGTCTGAGTCCAAAAGCAAAAGCCGGCGGCTGTCCAGTTTGCAAGAGACGCGGGCCAAAGACATGTTGCTCGCGAAGGCACGAGGCAATGTCTCCATCGAGGAGATCGCGAACGCATGCAATCTGTCGCGCAGTTATTTCATCCGTGCGTTTTCTGAAACTACGCATCGCACACCTCATCAATGGCTACTAGAGCAGCGTATAGATCGCGCACGCGATCTTCTAAAACACTCGGACTCTTCCCTGACAGAAATCGCCATGACATGCGGTTTTTCCGATCAAAGCCACTTCACGCGTACATTTTCGCAGTTGGTCGGGATGCCGCCCGGCATGTGGCGTCGACAGACAACCGGCTGA
- a CDS encoding xanthine dehydrogenase family protein molybdopterin-binding subunit — MSDESENINEGRRRLLASGALVVSFSMFPGAKAMAQMVIADEGAAVHVSKATEALAGSLKTNPFLDAWIKIDPAGKVTVYTGKVELGTGVRTALLQIAAEELAMTPALITFLSADTGASPDEGLTAGSHTIADSGSALLNAAAQVRELLVDAAARHFGVASGALSVHDGIIKAPDGRTMTYGQAIDAVDLHRIAKPVSPLKDPATFVTIGTSLPRLDIPAKVTGGASYVQDMFMPDMLHARVVMPPVFEAKLMQTNTPDILRMPGVVKVVRNGSMLAVVAKSEWQAVQAQRALAAGSRWSAGRALPDPATVHRDLKQIATEHIEIANTRNAAGTVLKTLSAKYTKRYMLHGSIGPSCSVAQFKDGTMTVWTHSQGVYPLRDGLAEMLSLQKEKVRCIHVEGSGCYGHNGADDAAAHAALIAHEMAGRPVRVQWMREQENTWDHYTPAMVTEVEASLDATNSIVDWDYALWSSSHNERIVNAGRLIPAQMLEIPFVPAKSVPMVQPEGGGDRNAIPLYALPNVHVMNNFSPTMPLPTSAMRSLGAHMNVFSIESFMDELSAAAGADPVAFRLKHMQDPRARDVILLAAEKFGWPRTPRKKNHGVGFAFGKYKNLMAYVAIAVEISVVRETGQVILEHAEVAVDSGQIVNPDGIRNQIEGGVIQSASWTLYEELMFDTSRIRSFDWSSYPILRFSAVPHSLNVHLINRPGAPFLGAAEASMGPTAGAIGNALFNATGKRLRDMPLGGDNLRRQIDA, encoded by the coding sequence ATGAGCGACGAATCTGAGAATATCAATGAGGGACGCCGCCGCTTGCTGGCGTCTGGCGCACTTGTAGTCAGCTTTAGCATGTTCCCCGGTGCCAAGGCGATGGCTCAGATGGTAATCGCAGACGAAGGTGCCGCCGTACACGTGTCCAAAGCGACCGAGGCACTCGCGGGCAGCCTGAAAACCAATCCGTTCCTAGACGCATGGATCAAAATCGATCCAGCGGGAAAGGTCACCGTCTACACCGGGAAAGTCGAATTGGGTACCGGCGTGCGCACCGCGCTGCTACAGATCGCGGCAGAAGAACTTGCCATGACGCCCGCGCTGATCACCTTTCTCAGCGCCGATACCGGTGCGTCGCCAGACGAAGGACTCACTGCGGGCAGCCACACGATTGCCGACAGCGGCAGCGCGTTGCTAAACGCAGCCGCCCAGGTCCGGGAGCTTCTCGTCGACGCAGCGGCAAGACATTTCGGCGTCGCTAGCGGCGCGCTGAGCGTGCACGACGGGATCATCAAGGCGCCTGACGGACGCACGATGACATACGGCCAAGCGATCGACGCCGTCGATCTACATCGCATTGCCAAGCCAGTATCGCCGCTGAAAGACCCTGCGACCTTTGTGACGATCGGCACGTCTTTGCCGCGATTGGACATCCCGGCTAAAGTGACCGGTGGCGCGAGCTATGTCCAGGACATGTTCATGCCCGACATGCTGCACGCGCGTGTGGTGATGCCCCCAGTCTTCGAGGCGAAGTTAATGCAAACCAATACGCCCGATATTCTAAGGATGCCGGGCGTCGTCAAGGTGGTCAGGAACGGCAGCATGCTGGCTGTGGTCGCCAAAAGCGAATGGCAGGCGGTGCAGGCGCAACGCGCGCTGGCTGCCGGAAGCCGGTGGAGCGCCGGACGTGCGCTGCCCGACCCCGCTACCGTGCACCGCGACCTGAAGCAGATCGCTACCGAACACATCGAGATTGCGAACACGCGCAATGCAGCGGGCACGGTGCTGAAGACACTAAGTGCAAAGTACACCAAGCGTTATATGCTGCACGGCTCGATCGGCCCCTCCTGTTCGGTCGCACAGTTCAAGGACGGCACGATGACCGTCTGGACTCACTCGCAAGGCGTCTATCCGCTACGCGACGGGCTCGCCGAAATGCTGTCGCTGCAGAAGGAGAAAGTGCGCTGCATTCACGTAGAGGGATCGGGATGCTACGGGCACAATGGTGCGGATGACGCCGCCGCGCATGCCGCGTTGATCGCGCACGAAATGGCGGGCCGGCCGGTTCGCGTCCAATGGATGCGCGAACAGGAGAATACGTGGGACCACTACACGCCCGCGATGGTCACCGAGGTGGAGGCTTCACTCGACGCCACCAACAGCATCGTCGACTGGGATTACGCGCTGTGGAGCAGTTCGCACAACGAGCGGATCGTGAACGCTGGCCGGCTTATTCCAGCGCAAATGCTGGAGATACCGTTCGTGCCCGCGAAGTCGGTGCCAATGGTTCAGCCCGAAGGAGGCGGCGACCGCAACGCGATCCCGTTGTACGCGTTGCCAAACGTGCACGTGATGAACAATTTCTCACCGACCATGCCATTGCCGACATCGGCGATGCGCTCACTCGGCGCGCATATGAACGTCTTCTCGATCGAATCTTTTATGGACGAGTTGAGTGCTGCTGCTGGCGCCGACCCGGTCGCCTTCCGGCTCAAGCACATGCAGGATCCGCGTGCCCGTGACGTCATCCTTCTCGCCGCCGAGAAGTTCGGATGGCCGCGTACGCCTCGCAAGAAGAATCATGGCGTCGGCTTCGCGTTCGGCAAGTACAAGAACCTGATGGCCTACGTCGCGATCGCCGTTGAAATCTCTGTGGTACGCGAGACCGGCCAGGTCATTCTCGAACACGCCGAGGTCGCGGTGGACTCAGGCCAGATCGTCAACCCGGACGGCATCCGCAACCAGATCGAAGGCGGCGTTATTCAATCCGCAAGCTGGACACTTTACGAAGAGTTAATGTTCGACACATCGAGAATCCGAAGCTTCGATTGGAGCAGTTACCCGATCCTGCGGTTCTCCGCGGTTCCGCACAGCCTGAACGTACATCTGATTAATCGCCCGGGAGCGCCATTCCTTGGAGCCGCCGAAGCTTCGATGGGACCGACCGCCGGCGCGATAGGCAATGCTCTGTTTAATGCGACCGGCAAGCGCCTGCGCGACATGCCATTGGGCGGCGACAATCTGCGTCGGCAGATCGACGCATAG
- a CDS encoding c-type cytochrome, with the protein MTRKSRLLVGGGVVVVAVAIAAFLLMWRPAIAPVSPPAPTSLDAQTRLAGARVVALGDCIVCHTAKGGKPFAGGLPLATPFGTIYATNITPDVETGIGSWSLEAFTRAVRYGVARDGHLLYPAFPYIHFTRMSDGDIAAAYAYLMTRDPVEATAPANKLIFPLNFRPLLAFWNVLFLHPGAQQPEASKDAEWNRGKLLADGLGHCASCHSPLNLIGGEKSGHAFDGGIVDGWEAPALNALGAAPKPWTKEQLVTYLRTGRTSEHGAAAGPMLPVTRDLATVPEEDVQAIATYLLSIQKPRPVAATNVSAESNTSTEAQRGAILFAASCAQCHGPKAPMQSIGERPTLAFSTAVNAASPRNAIQMMLSGNGWHGEDSMNYMPAFSQIYNDQQIADLASYIRATYSQRGPWTDVEAMADKVRKENNAR; encoded by the coding sequence ATGACTCGCAAGTCTAGATTGCTGGTGGGAGGCGGCGTGGTGGTCGTGGCCGTGGCGATCGCCGCCTTTCTGCTAATGTGGCGACCCGCCATCGCGCCGGTCAGTCCGCCGGCGCCGACGTCGCTCGACGCGCAGACGCGGCTCGCGGGCGCACGCGTCGTCGCGCTCGGCGACTGCATCGTGTGTCATACGGCGAAAGGCGGCAAGCCGTTCGCGGGCGGCCTGCCGCTCGCCACGCCGTTCGGCACGATCTACGCAACGAACATAACCCCGGACGTGGAGACGGGCATCGGCAGCTGGTCGCTCGAAGCCTTCACACGCGCGGTGCGGTACGGTGTGGCGCGCGACGGACATCTGCTCTATCCGGCGTTTCCGTATATCCACTTCACACGCATGTCGGATGGCGATATCGCCGCGGCTTATGCGTATCTGATGACACGTGATCCTGTCGAAGCGACCGCGCCCGCCAACAAGCTGATTTTCCCGCTGAATTTCCGCCCCTTGCTGGCGTTCTGGAATGTGCTGTTTCTGCATCCCGGCGCACAACAGCCGGAAGCGTCGAAAGATGCCGAATGGAACCGCGGCAAACTGCTGGCGGATGGGCTCGGTCACTGCGCGTCGTGCCATTCGCCGCTCAATCTGATCGGCGGCGAAAAGTCGGGGCATGCTTTCGACGGCGGCATCGTCGACGGTTGGGAAGCGCCTGCTCTCAACGCGCTCGGCGCCGCGCCGAAACCGTGGACCAAAGAGCAGCTCGTCACGTATCTGCGCACCGGCCGAACCAGTGAGCATGGCGCGGCCGCCGGCCCAATGCTGCCGGTCACGCGCGATCTCGCGACCGTGCCCGAAGAGGACGTGCAGGCGATCGCCACTTACCTGCTGTCGATCCAGAAGCCGCGACCAGTGGCCGCTACGAATGTCTCCGCTGAGAGCAACACTTCGACCGAAGCGCAACGCGGCGCGATTCTGTTCGCCGCGTCCTGTGCGCAATGCCACGGCCCAAAGGCGCCGATGCAATCGATCGGCGAACGCCCGACGCTCGCCTTCAGCACGGCGGTGAACGCCGCTTCGCCACGCAACGCGATCCAGATGATGTTGAGCGGCAACGGCTGGCATGGCGAAGACAGCATGAACTATATGCCCGCCTTCAGCCAGATCTACAACGACCAACAGATCGCCGATCTCGCGTCCTACATTCGCGCGACTTATTCGCAGCGAGGCCCGTGGACCGACGTCGAAGCGATGGCTGACAAGGTCAGAAAGGAGAACAACGCGCGATGA
- a CDS encoding (2Fe-2S)-binding protein, translating into MITLTVNGVQHALDIDPSTPLLYALRNDLHLHGAKFGCGLGQCGACTVILGDQAAFSCLIPVSSIGIRPVRTIESLGTAEHPGALQKSFIKHQAAQCGYCIAGMIMRAQALLDRSPRPSERELREHMEPNLCRCGTHMRILAAIREVAHMPANDTAPAQPHGAESHGGTL; encoded by the coding sequence ATGATCACTCTAACCGTTAATGGCGTGCAACACGCGCTCGACATCGATCCGTCGACCCCGCTGCTCTACGCGCTGCGAAATGACTTGCATCTCCATGGCGCAAAATTCGGATGCGGGCTTGGACAATGCGGGGCGTGCACGGTGATCTTAGGCGACCAGGCCGCCTTCTCGTGCCTGATTCCCGTATCCTCGATTGGCATTCGCCCTGTGCGTACGATCGAGAGCCTCGGCACGGCTGAGCATCCGGGGGCGCTGCAGAAGTCCTTCATCAAGCACCAGGCTGCGCAGTGCGGTTATTGCATCGCAGGCATGATCATGCGCGCGCAAGCGCTGCTCGATCGCAGTCCTCGGCCCAGTGAGCGTGAATTGCGCGAGCACATGGAACCGAATCTGTGCCGTTGCGGCACCCACATGCGCATTCTCGCCGCGATCCGCGAAGTCGCTCACATGCCGGCGAACGACACTGCGCCAGCGCAACCTCACGGTGCTGAGAGCCATGGAGGCACGCTATGA
- a CDS encoding ATP-binding protein, which produces MIELGRFKIDLEMRTLWRDGEVVHLGSRAFDILAVVASAGGRLVSKDELMSEVWPETIVEENNIQVHLSALRKILGPDRNLILTVPGRGYQLVGRPQKKSLPKGPSSHARSGRPLPSPKTPLVGRDHAVTQIRATLEETRVLTLVGAGGIGKTSLAVEAARHLALDFPGVVCFVELAAISSHKAVLTAILEGCGQSADGAGFDVSHVASALAGTRRLLLLDNAEHVVGHVAEIVESLTGANAALHVLVTSREPLRILPEAVFRVDALDVPPPHSTDAEILKCSAVNLFLTRANLLQEEVDDENLPIQLVGEICRRLDGIPLAIELAATRVAAIGVDGVYRRLDDRMAILGGGYRTALPRHQTLRATFDWSFALLNANSKSLFRRIAIFGGEFNLDAICAVVCDKELTVENAISGVSELVAKSLINVEFNGPAAKYRLSESTRAYAFEKLQAEGEEQEITARHARYLSKRFQTHSGETVSNGADHSSKLGQALDDARYAFKSAFSPDGNPRLSVEPASNLVRTVRACGIIEDCYTRDVQAAEALENLSAGSVAASEMSVRTALASAPPHVRGLASEFGEQVEESMNFARSFQQNSKENDIEGRQILAQQLVATLPHCHCLHAEAKQKLLVARRLFAHYPDGVRQRKCLPVESLALRNELLSQIACITGNTDKAIALIDALVKVIGPEMTAPTLQQMLGAATSPSALMLRGPLCAIDEESSNEDVHGVTEPRR; this is translated from the coding sequence ATGATCGAACTAGGCCGCTTCAAAATCGATCTGGAAATGCGCACCCTGTGGCGAGACGGGGAGGTCGTGCATCTCGGCTCCCGCGCCTTTGACATTCTTGCCGTCGTCGCGTCGGCAGGGGGGCGTCTCGTTTCGAAGGACGAGTTGATGAGCGAGGTCTGGCCAGAAACTATCGTCGAAGAAAACAACATCCAGGTCCACCTTTCGGCACTGCGCAAAATACTCGGCCCGGACCGAAACCTAATCCTTACGGTGCCCGGCCGCGGGTATCAGCTAGTCGGAAGACCACAGAAAAAATCGCTGCCGAAGGGACCTAGCTCGCATGCCCGCTCCGGACGCCCTCTACCCTCCCCCAAGACGCCCCTCGTTGGGCGCGATCACGCGGTGACGCAAATCCGCGCGACGCTAGAAGAGACGCGTGTGCTGACGCTGGTCGGCGCTGGCGGTATCGGTAAGACTAGTCTCGCGGTAGAAGCGGCCCGCCACCTAGCCTTAGATTTTCCCGGCGTTGTATGTTTCGTGGAGTTGGCGGCAATAAGCTCGCACAAAGCCGTACTCACCGCAATTCTCGAAGGTTGCGGGCAATCTGCCGACGGCGCCGGGTTCGACGTCTCACATGTCGCGTCCGCACTTGCCGGAACACGCCGGCTGCTATTGCTCGACAACGCCGAACACGTCGTGGGCCACGTTGCGGAAATTGTCGAGTCACTGACTGGAGCGAACGCCGCGCTGCATGTGCTCGTCACGAGCAGAGAGCCACTGCGTATTCTGCCCGAAGCGGTATTCCGGGTCGATGCACTGGATGTGCCTCCGCCCCATTCTACGGATGCCGAGATTTTGAAGTGTTCGGCGGTGAATCTCTTTCTGACGCGAGCAAATTTGTTGCAGGAAGAAGTGGACGACGAAAACCTTCCAATCCAACTCGTCGGCGAAATCTGCCGCCGCCTAGACGGCATTCCGCTGGCAATCGAGTTGGCGGCCACGCGCGTCGCCGCGATTGGCGTAGACGGCGTCTATCGGCGACTGGATGACCGGATGGCGATCCTAGGGGGCGGTTATCGAACTGCGTTGCCACGTCATCAAACCTTACGCGCGACCTTCGACTGGAGCTTCGCGCTACTCAACGCCAACAGCAAGTCGTTATTCCGTCGTATCGCAATATTCGGCGGCGAATTCAATCTCGACGCAATATGCGCAGTCGTGTGTGACAAGGAACTGACGGTGGAAAATGCGATTAGTGGTGTCAGCGAGCTCGTAGCCAAATCGCTCATCAACGTTGAGTTCAACGGTCCGGCAGCAAAATATCGCTTGTCTGAATCGACCCGTGCATATGCTTTTGAGAAGCTTCAGGCTGAAGGCGAAGAGCAGGAAATCACTGCGCGCCATGCCCGTTATCTCTCGAAACGCTTTCAAACTCACTCTGGCGAGACGGTTAGCAATGGGGCGGACCACTCGTCGAAACTTGGACAGGCACTCGACGATGCGCGTTACGCTTTCAAATCGGCGTTTTCCCCTGATGGCAATCCGCGACTCAGCGTCGAACCCGCGTCGAATCTGGTGCGCACGGTGCGCGCTTGCGGGATCATCGAGGATTGCTATACGCGCGACGTACAGGCAGCCGAGGCGCTGGAGAACCTTTCCGCCGGATCGGTCGCCGCAAGCGAAATGAGCGTGCGCACCGCCTTGGCGTCGGCTCCACCTCATGTTCGGGGACTGGCTTCGGAGTTTGGCGAACAAGTCGAAGAATCGATGAATTTTGCGCGGTCCTTCCAGCAGAACTCGAAGGAGAATGACATCGAAGGGCGCCAGATTCTGGCGCAACAGCTTGTCGCAACTTTGCCACATTGCCACTGTTTGCACGCGGAGGCCAAGCAAAAGTTGCTTGTAGCGAGACGGCTCTTCGCACACTATCCGGATGGGGTGCGGCAAAGAAAATGCCTTCCCGTTGAGTCACTCGCGCTCCGCAACGAACTGCTCTCCCAAATCGCATGCATCACGGGAAACACCGACAAGGCGATAGCACTGATCGATGCGTTGGTAAAGGTTATCGGACCCGAAATGACGGCGCCGACGCTTCAGCAGATGCTGGGTGCTGCTACCTCTCCGTCCGCGCTGATGTTGAGAGGTCCACTATGTGCGATCGACGAAGAGTCGTCCAATGAAGACGTTCACGGTGTGACCGAGCCCAGACGATGA
- a CDS encoding FAD binding domain-containing protein, translating into MKIAIAGGSIAGLACALTLTCTGHDVHVYERSATPLRGRGGGVVVLRQMLHFLEEHGQRTRAMLAVPTHRRRWIDIDGHVIRDDPELLPFSSWDAVYRSLCSMLSPNAIHYGHHVARVTEDEDGFDIHFDHSSSAVRADVLIVADGTGSWLRSMLFPGSFPSYAGYLAWRGVVSENIFGRNQVADLIENMTLYRSKAELFMTFLIPALDGSLETGTRRFNWLWYRNEPDESSIRMFLTGRDGRRRHASVAPGELSEPSIAYLHRAALERLPRTLSQLVTATNAPFLQAISDALSPSFAKGRVALVGDAACTLRPHTGSGTSKAADDAVSLAQALSTVTTDVVQVLADWAVRRRSAVEPLLLKGPRLAQSFGLGYPSH; encoded by the coding sequence ATGAAAATTGCGATCGCGGGCGGATCGATAGCAGGTCTTGCATGTGCATTGACGCTGACGTGCACGGGTCACGATGTGCATGTCTACGAGCGCTCCGCCACTCCGCTTCGGGGCCGCGGCGGCGGTGTTGTGGTTCTTCGACAGATGCTGCACTTTCTCGAAGAGCACGGCCAACGTACCCGCGCAATGCTTGCGGTACCCACACACCGACGACGCTGGATTGACATCGATGGCCATGTGATTCGCGACGACCCCGAACTGCTGCCATTTTCATCGTGGGACGCTGTCTACCGGTCGCTGTGCAGCATGCTGTCACCCAACGCGATTCACTATGGGCACCACGTCGCGCGCGTGACCGAAGATGAGGACGGCTTCGATATCCACTTCGACCACAGTTCATCAGCGGTTCGCGCCGACGTGTTGATCGTCGCCGACGGGACCGGCTCGTGGCTTCGCTCGATGCTGTTCCCCGGTAGCTTTCCCTCGTATGCGGGGTACCTCGCATGGCGCGGCGTGGTCAGCGAAAACATTTTTGGGCGTAATCAGGTCGCGGATCTGATCGAGAACATGACGCTCTATCGTTCGAAAGCCGAACTATTCATGACGTTTCTGATTCCCGCGCTGGACGGCTCGCTAGAAACCGGCACGCGCCGGTTCAATTGGCTCTGGTACAGGAACGAACCGGACGAATCGTCGATCAGAATGTTTCTGACCGGCCGCGACGGCCGGCGGCGGCACGCATCGGTTGCTCCGGGCGAGCTGTCTGAGCCGTCGATTGCGTACTTGCATCGAGCGGCGCTCGAGCGACTCCCACGCACTTTGTCGCAGCTCGTCACCGCGACAAATGCTCCCTTTCTGCAAGCCATCTCCGACGCCCTAAGCCCGTCTTTTGCCAAAGGGCGTGTCGCGCTGGTAGGCGACGCCGCCTGCACGCTGCGCCCTCACACAGGTTCCGGCACCTCCAAAGCAGCCGACGATGCCGTGAGCCTCGCACAAGCACTATCTACCGTTACGACAGACGTCGTACAGGTGCTCGCCGACTGGGCGGTCAGGCGTCGTAGCGCAGTTGAACCGCTGCTTCTGAAGGGGCCGCGGCTTGCCCAATCGTTCGGGCTTGGTTACCCGTCGCATTGA
- a CDS encoding alkene reductase, producing MSSHSPLLDGYDLSGLSLPNRVAMAPMTRSRAPLRGRPTEMMAEYYVQRASAGLMVSEATNINAASLAFDLTPGIFTAEQIDGWRHITTQVHAAGGRIFMQLWHSGRVSSFALLGGAAPLSPSGVNDDLEQLQVWAQLQNGQYTKIHATPSRAMSLDEVKLTITDFRQGAVNAIAAGFDGVEVHAANGYLPHQFLSSTTNTRDDRYGGSVANRANFLRDVLAEIGSVVPLNQIGVRISPYANYNNVRDADPDGTYDYVGKMLGEFGVAYVHAADTNGWSGHPDLPRITERLRRVYSGTLMVNGGISVDHAEALIRDGQADLVAFARAYISNPDLVGRIAAHASIAPPKPDGWYGGDTAGYTDYPFDSSAGKNTERGAHLGPAQA from the coding sequence ATGTCCTCACATTCGCCCCTGCTCGACGGCTACGACCTGTCGGGATTGAGCTTGCCGAATCGCGTCGCGATGGCTCCCATGACCCGCTCGCGCGCGCCCTTGCGCGGCCGTCCGACCGAGATGATGGCCGAATACTACGTGCAACGCGCGTCGGCCGGATTGATGGTCAGCGAGGCGACCAATATCAACGCCGCCTCGCTCGCGTTCGATCTCACGCCTGGCATCTTCACAGCCGAGCAGATCGACGGCTGGCGTCACATCACGACCCAGGTGCATGCCGCGGGCGGGCGCATATTCATGCAGTTGTGGCATAGCGGGCGCGTCAGTTCGTTCGCGTTACTCGGCGGAGCGGCGCCGCTCTCGCCGTCAGGTGTGAACGACGACCTCGAACAGTTGCAGGTGTGGGCGCAATTGCAGAACGGCCAGTACACCAAGATTCACGCGACGCCGTCGCGCGCCATGTCGCTCGACGAAGTAAAGCTCACTATCACCGACTTCAGGCAAGGCGCGGTCAACGCGATCGCCGCCGGGTTCGATGGTGTGGAAGTTCACGCCGCGAACGGCTATTTGCCGCATCAGTTCCTCTCCTCGACCACCAACACTCGCGACGACCGCTACGGCGGCTCGGTGGCGAACCGCGCCAACTTTCTGCGCGACGTTCTCGCGGAGATCGGCTCGGTGGTACCGCTCAATCAGATCGGCGTGCGCATCTCGCCGTACGCGAACTACAACAACGTGCGCGACGCGGACCCGGACGGCACGTACGACTACGTCGGCAAGATGCTCGGCGAATTCGGCGTGGCATACGTGCACGCTGCAGACACCAACGGCTGGAGCGGCCACCCGGATTTGCCGCGTATCACCGAACGTCTGCGACGCGTCTACTCCGGCACCTTGATGGTCAACGGCGGCATTTCCGTCGATCACGCCGAGGCCCTGATCCGCGACGGCCAAGCCGATCTGGTAGCGTTCGCCCGCGCCTACATCTCGAACCCCGATCTCGTCGGACGCATTGCGGCCCATGCGTCAATCGCGCCACCGAAGCCGGACGGCTGGTACGGCGGCGATACGGCCGGCTATACCGACTATCCGTTCGACAGCAGCGCGGGCAAAAACACGGAACGAGGCGCTCACCTTGGTCCGGCGCAAGCATGA
- a CDS encoding MFS transporter: MSTQASVTAGSTSQVKLTRSLIALFAFCCGAIVANLYYAQPITELIAPDIDMSAGMASLIVSLTQIGYAFGLFFLVPLGDLLENRKLMITTALVSIVSLGAAAFAHQPGWFLTISLLVGFSSVAVQILIPLAAHLAPDESRGKVVGTIMSGLLLGILLSRPISSVVAGHFGWRAVFGSAAVLMAIVTSVLALTIPRRQPDHKATYFQLISSLGHLVRTMPILRHRSLYQALMFASFSLFWTAIPVELSRQFGLSQTAIGIFALVGAIGATSAPVAGRLADAGYTMRATLIALVVGALAFTPALIHPAWGVLGLVVTGIVLDFAVQMNMVLGQREIYALHAASRNRLNALYMTSIFVGGAFGSALASPLYEHGGWPLVAAVATAFPLVALAHYLVIGRPHAASQA, from the coding sequence ATGTCAACCCAGGCATCCGTCACGGCCGGCAGCACGAGTCAGGTCAAACTGACACGCAGCCTGATCGCGCTGTTCGCATTCTGCTGCGGCGCGATCGTCGCCAATCTCTACTATGCGCAACCAATCACCGAACTGATTGCACCGGACATTGATATGTCCGCTGGGATGGCCAGCTTGATTGTATCGCTCACCCAAATAGGCTATGCATTCGGTCTGTTCTTTCTCGTGCCGCTCGGCGACCTGCTGGAAAACCGCAAACTGATGATAACGACCGCGTTGGTGTCGATCGTCAGCCTCGGCGCCGCGGCGTTTGCCCACCAACCGGGCTGGTTCCTCACAATCTCGCTGCTGGTCGGATTCAGTTCCGTGGCCGTGCAGATTCTGATCCCTCTCGCCGCTCACCTCGCGCCGGATGAATCGCGCGGTAAGGTGGTCGGTACCATCATGAGCGGGCTGCTGCTCGGCATCCTGTTGTCCCGTCCCATTTCCAGCGTCGTTGCCGGGCACTTCGGCTGGCGCGCCGTGTTCGGCTCTGCGGCCGTATTAATGGCCATCGTCACCAGCGTGCTCGCGCTGACCATTCCGCGCAGGCAACCAGATCATAAGGCCACCTACTTCCAACTGATCAGTTCGCTCGGCCATCTGGTTCGCACTATGCCGATCCTGCGTCACCGGTCGCTGTATCAGGCACTGATGTTCGCTTCGTTCAGTCTCTTCTGGACCGCGATCCCCGTCGAGTTGAGCCGCCAGTTCGGGCTCTCGCAAACGGCTATCGGCATCTTCGCGCTGGTCGGGGCAATCGGAGCGACCTCCGCGCCGGTGGCAGGGCGTCTCGCCGATGCGGGCTATACGATGCGCGCGACGCTGATCGCACTGGTGGTGGGCGCGCTCGCCTTTACGCCAGCGCTGATCCATCCGGCGTGGGGCGTGCTCGGCCTCGTCGTGACCGGCATCGTGCTCGACTTCGCCGTGCAGATGAACATGGTGCTGGGGCAACGCGAGATCTACGCGCTGCACGCGGCGAGCCGCAACCGTCTAAACGCGCTGTATATGACGAGCATCTTCGTCGGCGGTGCATTCGGGTCGGCGCTCGCGAGTCCCCTTTACGAACATGGCGGCTGGCCGCTCGTCGCAGCGGTTGCCACGGCCTTCCCGCTCGTCGCGCTGGCTCACTACCTCGTAATCGGTCGGCCACACGCCGCTAGCCAGGCCTGA